One window of Cohnella hashimotonis genomic DNA carries:
- a CDS encoding Na/Pi symporter codes for MLLYLISLSIVGLALLLSGMKVMEAALSGWAGDRMALAVARSTSTPLRGFALGTASSALLQSGTAVTLLTISLVNSGILPFARCFGILLGTNVGTCLTTELMSLELHRYGLPLLGAGTGLWLLSLLSGEWRALPPLPRRVHDACRFGGAVLAGFALLLAGFALLRTMGPLLQQQGTFARLMDMASQQPALGVLGGAVLTALIHSGAAVIGMSMGFVSAGAMSPDTAVAIVLGANVGTCATGLLVSLGGSRGGKLVALSQIALNVGGVLLFYPLRHELLAAAAYIAPGNAAAQIAHAQTIFNVACSLLALPLAYLFKPPAKPALPAAA; via the coding sequence ATGCTGCTATATTTAATCTCGCTGTCGATCGTCGGCCTGGCGCTGCTGCTGTCCGGCATGAAGGTGATGGAGGCCGCGCTCTCCGGCTGGGCCGGCGACCGTATGGCGCTCGCCGTCGCGCGCTCCACGTCGACGCCGCTCCGGGGCTTCGCCCTCGGCACGGCATCGAGCGCGCTGCTGCAAAGCGGCACTGCCGTCACGCTGCTTACGATCAGTCTCGTCAACAGCGGTATCCTGCCGTTCGCGCGCTGCTTCGGCATCCTCCTTGGCACCAACGTCGGCACCTGCCTGACGACGGAGCTCATGAGCCTGGAGCTCCACCGCTACGGCTTGCCTCTGCTAGGCGCCGGCACCGGCCTGTGGCTGCTGTCCCTGCTGTCCGGGGAGTGGCGGGCGCTGCCGCCGCTGCCCCGCCGCGTGCACGACGCCTGCCGCTTCGGCGGAGCGGTGCTCGCGGGCTTCGCCCTGCTGCTGGCCGGCTTCGCGCTGCTGCGCACGATGGGGCCGCTGCTTCAGCAGCAGGGCACGTTCGCGCGGCTAATGGACATGGCCTCACAGCAGCCCGCGCTCGGCGTGCTCGGCGGCGCCGTGCTCACCGCGCTTATTCACTCCGGCGCCGCCGTCATCGGCATGTCGATGGGCTTCGTATCCGCCGGCGCCATGAGCCCGGACACCGCCGTCGCGATCGTGCTCGGCGCCAACGTCGGCACCTGCGCGACAGGGCTGCTCGTCTCGCTCGGCGGCAGCCGAGGCGGCAAGCTGGTGGCGCTGTCGCAGATCGCGCTTAACGTTGGCGGCGTGCTGCTGTTCTACCCGCTGCGGCACGAGCTGCTCGCCGCCGCGGCCTACATCGCGCCCGGCAATGCCGCCGCCCAGATCGCGCATGCGCAGACGATCTTTAATGTCGCCTGCTCGCTGCTGGCGCTGCCGCTCGCCTATCTGTTCAAGCCGCCGGCCAAGCCGGCATTGCCCGCAGCCGCTTAA
- a CDS encoding class I SAM-dependent rRNA methyltransferase has product MPTENKPFAVLNRSRRPRLELGHPWIFANEIERTEGEPKPGSLVEVRDHRGQFLATGYWNPASQIAIRIVAYGPLDAMDESFFEARFRACLDYRERFAPGDESCRLVFGEADFLPGLVVDRFDGVLVVQVLTLGMDKAREAWLPALVRVFAPKGVYERSDVGVRTLEGLEERTGVLYGDCPRYLQIVENGLSVQVDIEGGQKTGYFFDQRENRAAIEPLMKGWGKRSGITVEERATEEGVRPVPVNANGSVVTFPYWDGATVLECFAHTGSFTLHACKYGAKRVTCLDISEHGIDTARTNVARNGFEDRVEFVVADAFEYLREQVKGREERAARAGSAEGDSKGGKPAAKVDTSKPLTKQGRTWDVIILDPPAFAKTKRAVPGAIRGYKDINLQAMKLINEGGYLVTASCSYHVRPELFMETLLEAARDAGKVLRRIVWTGAGRDHPQLVGVEEGHYLKFGIFEVRSRKEL; this is encoded by the coding sequence ATGCCGACCGAAAACAAGCCTTTTGCCGTGCTGAACCGCTCGCGCCGCCCGAGATTGGAGCTCGGGCACCCCTGGATATTCGCCAATGAGATCGAGCGTACCGAAGGCGAGCCCAAGCCGGGCAGTCTGGTGGAGGTCCGCGACCACCGGGGGCAATTTTTGGCGACCGGCTACTGGAACCCCGCTTCGCAGATCGCGATCCGGATCGTAGCTTACGGACCGCTGGACGCGATGGACGAATCCTTCTTCGAAGCGCGCTTTCGCGCATGCCTGGACTATCGCGAGCGGTTCGCGCCCGGCGACGAATCGTGCAGGCTCGTATTCGGGGAAGCCGATTTCCTGCCGGGGCTCGTCGTCGACCGCTTCGACGGCGTGCTCGTCGTTCAGGTGCTGACGCTCGGCATGGACAAAGCTCGCGAAGCGTGGCTGCCCGCCTTGGTGCGCGTGTTCGCGCCGAAGGGCGTGTACGAGCGCAGCGACGTCGGCGTCCGCACGCTCGAAGGGCTCGAGGAGCGCACGGGCGTTCTGTACGGCGATTGCCCGCGTTACCTGCAGATCGTGGAGAATGGTCTATCCGTCCAGGTCGATATCGAGGGCGGCCAGAAGACGGGCTACTTCTTCGATCAGCGGGAAAACCGCGCGGCGATCGAGCCGCTGATGAAGGGCTGGGGCAAACGAAGCGGCATCACGGTCGAGGAGCGCGCCACGGAAGAAGGCGTCAGGCCGGTTCCCGTCAACGCCAACGGCAGCGTCGTCACGTTCCCGTACTGGGACGGCGCCACCGTGCTGGAATGCTTCGCGCATACCGGCAGCTTCACGCTTCACGCCTGCAAGTACGGCGCCAAGCGCGTCACATGCCTGGACATCTCGGAGCACGGCATCGATACCGCGAGGACGAACGTTGCGCGCAACGGCTTCGAGGACCGCGTCGAATTCGTCGTCGCCGATGCGTTCGAGTATTTGCGCGAGCAGGTCAAGGGACGCGAGGAGCGGGCGGCGAGAGCCGGCTCGGCGGAGGGGGATTCCAAAGGCGGCAAGCCTGCGGCTAAGGTCGACACCTCCAAGCCGCTGACCAAGCAGGGGCGCACATGGGATGTCATCATCCTCGATCCGCCGGCGTTCGCCAAGACGAAGCGCGCCGTGCCGGGCGCGATCCGCGGCTACAAGGACATCAACCTGCAGGCCATGAAGCTGATCAACGAGGGCGGGTACCTGGTCACGGCGAGCTGCTCGTACCATGTCCGTCCGGAGCTGTTCATGGAGACGCTGCTCGAAGCCGCGCGCGATGCGGGCAAAGTGCTGCGGCGCATCGTCTGGACCGGCGCAGGGCGCGATCATCCGCAGCTGGTCGGCGTCGAGGAAGGGCATTACCTGAAGTTCGGCATTTTCGAAGTCAGGAGCCGCAAAGAGCTGTAA
- the addB gene encoding helicase-exonuclease AddAB subunit AddB gives MKLRLIAGRSGSGKSHLIRTEIAERIAQDPAGPPLLLIVPEQATFQTEYALASAPGSKGFMRLQVLSFRRLAFRVMQEAGGAAVVPIADNGKTMLIHKALVRRQAQLKLYRSGAGGAGLAERIGELLTEWKRYGTDPAAINAVPLAVRGALHAGSTVPAGPAGAAEQAAAAAEGLLSDKLHDLSLLYEDVERELAGHYLDGEDSLDFLVKGAQASTLLQDAEIWLDGFHGFTPKEYAVIEALLRRCKRVSAALCVDRLYGAGERPDELDLFYQTADTSARLCAAAEAAGAQLEPPVLLRPSVSPRFAECPMLAHLERAMDGRHRWTGGETQLQPEHPRCGLSIREAASRRAEVEAAARDMLRRVREDGMRWREMSVFARNLEDYGELLASVFDDYGIPYFLDGKARGSQHPLVEFVRSALECVIGGWRYEAFFRCAKTDLLHPQDGSVARESVDALENYVLAAGIDGWRWHDDRSWYSLSARDLEAEEEDDDGTSRGGPSMQAIRATRDALLAPLRTFESRFKRSKTLADLCRALFLLLEETAAPDRLELWSRHDELAGEPLRARIHRQLWDGAIGLLDQLVELMGDEPADPALFAGMIDAGLESIRLGVVPPSLDRVLIGTPERTRTDRVSVLYLLGVNEGVMPRAIKDDGLLNEEERVKLAESGIAMAPGARRRLLDEEFLAYLALTTPSRHLWISYALADEEGQSLIKSSLIGRIRSWFPGLPIRAESAEPQPGSPDEAQLAFAVRPGRALTHTVAMLRRHRQGDALAPGWRSAYRWLIEHEPWRSRISVLLSSLRYSNEERPLQPHTSLLLYGDRLLASVSRMERFVACPFRHYAAHGLRLKERRMYRVDAPDIGQLFHAALRQTTEKLLMGDPSDGDAGLWHSEAAAAVERLLPKVQSQILLSTNRHRTMARKLSRIVSQTSAMLGEHASLSAFRPVGLEVDFGPQGIMPPLSLYLGNGRWMDVAGRIDRVDAAESQDGTLLRILDYKSSAVKLRLDEVAHGLSLQMLTYLDVVVTHAPHWLGRPAKPAGVLYLHVHNPLLHTANGLDETGAEEAIRKEYRMEGLVLADGEAVQLMDESLESSAKSSVVPVEYKKDGSFSARSQVADGAQWETLRKAVRRNISKIGKRIVEGDVDIAPYRLGKRSPCTVCEFRPVCQFDGQLEGNRHHALRRPANKDEVWEWLGEEDEEGGDEA, from the coding sequence ATGAAGCTGAGACTGATCGCGGGCCGCTCGGGCAGCGGCAAGTCGCATCTGATCAGGACGGAGATCGCCGAGCGGATCGCGCAGGATCCTGCGGGACCGCCGCTTTTGTTGATCGTGCCCGAGCAGGCCACATTCCAGACCGAGTATGCGCTCGCTTCCGCTCCGGGCTCCAAGGGCTTTATGCGACTGCAGGTGCTGAGCTTCAGGCGGCTGGCCTTCCGCGTCATGCAGGAGGCTGGAGGCGCGGCCGTCGTGCCGATCGCGGACAACGGGAAGACGATGCTGATCCACAAGGCGCTCGTCCGCCGGCAGGCGCAGCTCAAGCTGTACCGGAGCGGCGCGGGCGGAGCGGGGCTGGCCGAGCGGATCGGCGAACTGCTTACGGAATGGAAGCGATACGGCACGGACCCGGCTGCGATTAACGCCGTGCCGCTGGCCGTACGCGGCGCTTTGCACGCCGGCAGCACCGTGCCTGCAGGGCCGGCCGGCGCTGCGGAACAAGCCGCCGCGGCCGCCGAAGGCCTGCTGTCGGACAAGCTGCACGATCTGTCGCTGCTGTACGAAGACGTCGAGCGCGAACTGGCGGGCCATTATCTCGACGGAGAAGATTCGCTCGACTTTTTGGTCAAGGGGGCGCAGGCGTCGACGCTGCTTCAGGATGCGGAGATTTGGCTGGACGGCTTCCATGGTTTTACGCCCAAGGAATATGCCGTCATCGAGGCGCTGCTGCGACGCTGCAAGCGCGTGTCCGCCGCGCTCTGCGTGGATCGATTGTACGGAGCCGGCGAACGTCCGGACGAGCTGGACCTGTTCTATCAGACCGCGGACACGTCGGCGCGCCTTTGCGCGGCGGCGGAGGCGGCTGGCGCGCAGTTAGAGCCTCCTGTCTTGTTGCGGCCGAGCGTTTCGCCGCGCTTTGCGGAATGTCCGATGCTGGCGCATCTGGAGCGGGCGATGGATGGCCGGCATCGCTGGACCGGCGGCGAGACGCAGCTGCAGCCGGAGCATCCGCGCTGCGGCTTGTCGATCCGCGAGGCCGCCAGCCGCAGAGCCGAAGTGGAGGCGGCAGCGCGTGATATGCTGCGCCGCGTCCGCGAGGACGGCATGCGCTGGCGCGAGATGAGCGTGTTCGCCCGCAATCTGGAGGATTACGGCGAGCTGCTGGCATCCGTTTTCGACGATTACGGCATCCCGTACTTCCTGGACGGCAAAGCGAGAGGCTCGCAGCATCCGCTCGTGGAGTTCGTTCGCTCGGCCTTGGAATGCGTGATCGGCGGCTGGCGCTACGAGGCGTTTTTCCGCTGCGCGAAGACGGACTTGCTTCATCCGCAGGACGGCAGCGTCGCGAGGGAGTCGGTCGATGCGCTCGAGAACTACGTGTTGGCAGCCGGCATCGACGGCTGGCGCTGGCATGACGACCGCAGCTGGTATTCGCTGTCCGCCCGCGACCTGGAGGCCGAGGAAGAGGACGATGACGGAACTTCGCGAGGCGGCCCTTCCATGCAGGCGATCCGCGCGACCCGGGATGCGCTGCTCGCGCCGCTTAGGACATTCGAGTCGCGCTTCAAGCGGTCCAAGACGCTGGCCGACTTATGCCGCGCGCTTTTTCTGCTTCTGGAAGAGACGGCGGCGCCGGACAGGCTGGAGCTTTGGAGCAGGCACGACGAGCTGGCCGGCGAGCCGCTGCGCGCGCGGATACATCGTCAACTATGGGACGGCGCGATCGGGCTTCTCGATCAGCTCGTGGAGCTGATGGGGGACGAGCCGGCGGATCCGGCATTGTTCGCGGGCATGATCGACGCCGGATTGGAGTCGATCCGCCTGGGCGTCGTGCCGCCTTCGCTCGACCGCGTCCTGATCGGGACGCCGGAACGCACGCGCACGGATCGCGTATCCGTGTTGTATTTGCTTGGCGTGAACGAAGGCGTGATGCCGAGAGCGATCAAGGACGACGGACTGCTGAACGAGGAAGAGCGCGTCAAGCTGGCCGAATCGGGCATCGCCATGGCGCCGGGTGCCCGCCGCAGACTGCTGGACGAAGAGTTTCTCGCTTATCTGGCGCTGACGACGCCGTCCCGGCATCTGTGGATCAGCTACGCGCTTGCGGACGAAGAAGGCCAGAGCCTGATCAAGTCCAGCCTGATCGGACGGATTCGCTCCTGGTTTCCCGGACTTCCGATTCGGGCCGAGTCTGCCGAGCCGCAGCCCGGATCTCCGGACGAGGCGCAGCTGGCTTTCGCCGTCCGTCCCGGACGCGCGCTTACGCATACGGTCGCCATGCTGCGCAGGCACAGACAGGGCGACGCGCTGGCACCGGGCTGGCGCTCCGCGTATCGCTGGCTCATCGAGCATGAGCCGTGGCGTTCCCGCATTTCCGTCCTGCTCTCGTCGCTGCGCTACAGCAACGAAGAACGGCCGCTGCAGCCGCATACGAGCCTCCTGCTGTACGGCGACCGGCTGCTCGCCAGCGTGTCGCGGATGGAGCGGTTCGTCGCTTGCCCGTTCAGGCATTACGCCGCGCACGGGCTTCGGCTCAAGGAGCGCCGCATGTACCGTGTGGACGCGCCGGATATCGGACAGCTTTTCCATGCCGCGCTAAGGCAGACGACGGAAAAGCTGCTGATGGGCGACCCGTCGGACGGGGACGCGGGCCTGTGGCATAGCGAAGCCGCGGCCGCCGTCGAGCGGCTGCTGCCGAAGGTGCAGTCTCAGATTCTGTTGTCCACGAATCGGCACCGCACGATGGCGCGCAAGCTCAGCCGGATCGTCTCGCAGACGTCGGCGATGCTTGGGGAGCATGCGTCGCTGTCCGCATTTCGCCCGGTCGGCCTCGAAGTGGATTTCGGTCCGCAAGGCATCATGCCGCCGCTCAGCCTGTATCTGGGCAACGGCAGATGGATGGACGTCGCCGGCCGGATCGACCGGGTCGACGCTGCGGAGTCGCAGGACGGGACGCTGCTGCGGATTCTCGATTACAAATCGAGCGCGGTGAAGCTGAGGCTCGACGAAGTGGCGCACGGCCTTTCACTGCAAATGCTGACCTATCTGGACGTCGTCGTCACGCACGCGCCGCATTGGCTCGGGCGTCCGGCCAAGCCAGCAGGCGTGTTGTATCTGCACGTGCACAATCCGCTGCTCCATACGGCCAACGGCCTCGACGAGACGGGCGCAGAAGAGGCGATCCGCAAGGAGTACCGCATGGAAGGGCTCGTGCTGGCCGACGGCGAAGCCGTGCAGCTGATGGACGAGTCGCTAGAGAGCAGCGCCAAGTCGTCGGTCGTCCCGGTCGAGTACAAAAAGGACGGCAGCTTCTCCGCCCGCTCGCAGGTGGCCGACGGCGCGCAATGGGAAACGCTGCGCAAAGCGGTTCGCCGCAACATATCGAAGATCGGCAAGCGCATCGTAGAAGGCGACGTCGATATCGCGCCTTACCGGCTTGGCAAGCGCAGCCCGTGCACGGTGTGCGAGTTCCGGCCGGTGTGCCAGTTCGACGGGCAGCTCGAGGGCAACCGTCATCATGCGCTGCGTCGCCCGGCGAACAAGGACGAAGTATGGGAATGGCTCGGCGAAGAAGATGAGGAAGGAGGAGACGAAGCTTGA
- the deoC gene encoding deoxyribose-phosphate aldolase, whose translation MLEISAGGVVYRQNGGKIEIQMIEDRFGKTTLAKGKMEPGETIEETALREIMEETGIRGDIRSPLSVIRYQYEAADRATVQKEVHYYLVEAGEGTLQAQVEEIKGVAWYSPAESWRLQRSGGYDNNDEVLREALRQLGFEPQDGHVVTAGRFPIWTPGQSVAPFIDHTLLKAEARTADIEQLCQEALAYQFYSVCVNGRWVRLSRERLGGTNVKVCAVVGFPLGAAATRAKAFEAAAAVEDGASEIDMVLSIGKLLDRDFDSVQRDISSVVRAVQGGALVKVILETGALTDELKREACRISEAAGADYVKTSTGFGPGKATEADIRLMRSSVSGHLGVKASGGVRDAATAEAMLLAGASRIGTSSGIAIVGGDPAAAGAY comes from the coding sequence ATGTTGGAGATATCGGCAGGCGGCGTCGTTTACCGCCAAAACGGCGGTAAAATCGAGATTCAAATGATCGAGGACCGCTTCGGCAAGACGACGCTGGCCAAAGGCAAGATGGAACCCGGCGAAACGATCGAAGAAACGGCGCTGCGCGAGATTATGGAGGAGACGGGCATTCGGGGAGACATTCGCTCTCCTTTATCCGTCATTCGTTACCAATATGAAGCCGCGGACAGGGCAACCGTGCAAAAAGAGGTACACTATTATCTCGTCGAGGCCGGCGAGGGCACGCTGCAGGCACAGGTCGAGGAGATCAAAGGCGTCGCCTGGTATTCGCCCGCGGAGAGCTGGAGACTGCAGCGCAGCGGCGGATACGACAACAACGACGAGGTGCTGCGCGAAGCGCTGCGCCAGCTCGGCTTCGAGCCGCAGGACGGCCATGTCGTCACGGCGGGCCGCTTTCCGATCTGGACGCCGGGCCAATCGGTCGCTCCTTTTATCGACCATACGCTGCTCAAGGCGGAGGCGCGTACCGCGGACATCGAGCAGCTGTGCCAGGAAGCGCTCGCCTATCAGTTTTACAGCGTCTGCGTGAACGGCAGATGGGTACGGCTGAGCCGCGAACGGCTCGGCGGCACGAATGTTAAGGTATGCGCGGTCGTCGGCTTCCCGCTCGGCGCCGCCGCGACGCGCGCCAAAGCGTTCGAAGCGGCGGCCGCCGTCGAGGACGGCGCCTCCGAGATCGACATGGTGCTGTCGATCGGCAAGCTGCTCGACCGGGACTTCGACTCGGTCCAGCGCGACATCTCCTCCGTCGTACGGGCCGTACAGGGCGGCGCGCTCGTCAAGGTGATCCTGGAGACAGGCGCGCTTACGGACGAGCTGAAGCGCGAAGCCTGCCGCATCTCCGAAGCGGCAGGCGCGGATTACGTTAAGACGTCCACGGGGTTCGGTCCGGGCAAGGCGACGGAGGCGGATATCCGGCTCATGCGCTCGTCCGTGTCCGGACATCTCGGCGTGAAGGCGTCGGGCGGCGTTCGCGACGCCGCGACGGCCGAAGCGATGCTGCTGGCCGGGGCGAGCCGTATCGGCACGAGCTCGGGCATCGCGATCGTCGGCGGCGACCCGGCGGCTGCCGGCGCATACTGA
- the mtaB gene encoding tRNA (N(6)-L-threonylcarbamoyladenosine(37)-C(2))-methylthiotransferase MtaB yields MSKVAFYTLGCKVNFYDTEAMWQLFKKEGYEQVDFESRAADVYVINTCTVTNTGDKKSRQIIRRAVRRNPDAVIAVTGCYAQTSPAEILAIEGVDLVVGTQDRDKLMSYVADIQSERRPVNAVRNIMKTREFEELDVPDFADHTRAFLKIQEGCNNFCTFCIIPWSRGLSRSRSPESVLAQARQLVASGYKEIVLTGIHTGGYGDDLENYRLADLLRDLDQVEGLERIRISSIEASQIDDAMIEVLNGSKKMCRHLHIPLQAGDDEVLKRMRRKYTTAEFADKIRRIKAAMPGVAITTDVIVGFPGETDAHYERGYRFMEEIGFAEMHVFPYSKRTGTPAARMEDQVDEEAKHARVQQLIELSERMQADYAADWVGEVLEIIPERGEKGPAGSGLMSGHADNYLNIVFKGDPSLVGQLCRVRITEGGANECRGELIEAPAAGLMPAMQA; encoded by the coding sequence ATGTCTAAGGTGGCATTTTATACGCTAGGCTGCAAGGTCAACTTCTACGACACGGAAGCGATGTGGCAGCTTTTTAAAAAAGAAGGCTATGAGCAGGTGGACTTCGAGTCGCGCGCTGCGGACGTGTACGTCATCAATACGTGCACGGTGACCAACACCGGCGACAAGAAGAGCCGGCAGATCATCCGGCGCGCCGTGCGCCGCAACCCGGACGCCGTCATCGCGGTGACGGGCTGCTACGCGCAAACGTCGCCCGCCGAGATCCTCGCGATCGAGGGCGTCGATCTTGTCGTCGGCACGCAGGACCGGGACAAGCTCATGTCGTACGTCGCGGACATCCAATCCGAACGCAGGCCGGTCAACGCGGTGCGCAATATTATGAAGACCCGCGAGTTCGAGGAACTCGACGTGCCGGACTTCGCCGACCATACCCGCGCCTTTCTGAAGATCCAGGAGGGCTGCAACAATTTTTGCACCTTTTGCATCATCCCTTGGTCGCGCGGTCTGTCGCGCAGCCGCAGTCCCGAGAGCGTGCTTGCCCAGGCGCGGCAGCTGGTCGCATCGGGCTACAAGGAGATCGTGCTGACAGGCATTCATACGGGCGGCTACGGCGACGATCTTGAAAATTATCGGCTTGCGGATCTGCTTCGCGATCTGGACCAGGTGGAAGGGCTTGAGCGGATCCGCATCAGCTCGATCGAGGCCAGCCAGATCGACGACGCGATGATCGAGGTGCTGAACGGCTCGAAAAAAATGTGCAGGCATCTCCATATCCCGCTGCAGGCGGGCGACGACGAGGTGCTGAAGCGCATGCGGCGCAAATATACGACGGCCGAGTTCGCGGACAAGATCCGACGGATCAAGGCGGCGATGCCTGGCGTTGCGATCACGACCGACGTCATCGTAGGCTTCCCGGGCGAGACGGACGCGCATTATGAGCGGGGCTACCGCTTTATGGAGGAGATCGGCTTTGCCGAGATGCACGTGTTCCCGTATTCCAAGCGGACAGGCACGCCTGCCGCGCGCATGGAGGACCAGGTGGACGAAGAGGCGAAGCACGCGCGCGTCCAGCAGCTGATCGAGCTGTCGGAGCGCATGCAGGCAGACTATGCGGCGGACTGGGTCGGCGAAGTGCTCGAGATCATACCGGAGCGCGGGGAAAAGGGTCCGGCGGGCAGCGGCCTGATGAGCGGTCATGCGGACAATTATTTGAACATCGTATTCAAAGGCGACCCGTCCCTCGTCGGCCAGCTGTGCCGGGTGAGAATTACCGAGGGCGGCGCGAACGAATGCCGCGGCGAGCTGATCGAGGCGCCGGCGGCAGGGCTTATGCCTGCCATGCAGGCTTAA
- a CDS encoding RsmE family RNA methyltransferase, whose product MQRYFIDPGQIDGDAVVLQGEDARHLSAVMRARTGEQFIACDGSGRECLAEIVNIEGGRVEGRVVRTGASESEMAWRVTVAQSLPKGDKLETVIQKGTEAGAAAFLPFVSKRTVVQYDARKEAKRLDRWRKIAKEAAEQAHRGIVPEVGEVATWKELLAGFGRFDRVLLCYEEEGRKGAGLKPELEAFASRLPEGAEGSFRPSLLVVVGPEGGFDEDEARQAEAAGAVSVGLGRRILRTETAALVALAAIGYESGEMGEARHV is encoded by the coding sequence ATGCAGCGTTACTTTATCGATCCCGGCCAGATCGACGGCGACGCCGTCGTGCTGCAGGGGGAGGATGCCAGGCATCTGTCCGCCGTCATGCGGGCGAGGACCGGCGAACAGTTTATCGCCTGCGACGGGTCGGGGCGGGAGTGCCTGGCCGAGATCGTAAACATAGAGGGCGGACGCGTCGAAGGACGCGTCGTGCGAACGGGCGCATCCGAATCTGAGATGGCCTGGCGCGTCACGGTCGCTCAGAGCTTGCCCAAGGGCGACAAGCTCGAGACGGTCATCCAGAAGGGGACCGAGGCCGGCGCGGCCGCGTTTTTGCCTTTTGTCTCGAAGCGGACCGTCGTTCAGTACGACGCGCGCAAGGAGGCGAAGCGGCTCGACCGCTGGCGCAAGATCGCCAAGGAGGCCGCGGAGCAGGCGCATCGCGGCATCGTGCCCGAAGTCGGGGAAGTCGCGACGTGGAAGGAACTGCTGGCCGGGTTCGGCCGATTCGACCGCGTGCTGCTTTGTTATGAGGAAGAAGGGCGCAAAGGCGCGGGACTTAAGCCTGAGCTCGAAGCGTTCGCAAGCCGGCTCCCCGAGGGGGCGGAGGGCTCGTTTCGGCCGAGTCTGCTCGTCGTCGTCGGCCCGGAAGGCGGCTTCGACGAGGACGAGGCCCGGCAGGCGGAGGCCGCGGGCGCGGTAAGCGTCGGGCTGGGCAGGCGCATTTTGCGCACGGAAACGGCGGCGCTCGTAGCGCTGGCCGCAATCGGATACGAATCCGGAGAGATGGGGGAAGCTCGCCATGTCTAA
- a CDS encoding site-2 protease family protein, with product MTFLWFPLNELPFVLLTMLVAFTVHEFAHAWTAYKFGDPTAYEQGRVTLNPMAHLDLFGILFLLVAGFGWAKPVPVRRSRFSRPRLMSIAVTAAGPISNLLLAFIGLVIYLVLVKIGALDQFATQETVWTLFRYFVPINVMLFLFNLIPLPPLDGYRIVEEFAPLRLRLKMMQFEQWGMFLFLLFVFLPPLKAMTLTPLFSLGDPIIHHATLWIAKLLHITTPFYGFA from the coding sequence ATGACCTTTTTGTGGTTTCCGCTGAACGAGCTGCCGTTCGTCCTGCTGACGATGCTCGTCGCGTTCACCGTGCACGAATTTGCGCATGCCTGGACGGCTTACAAGTTCGGCGATCCGACGGCCTACGAGCAGGGGCGCGTCACGCTCAACCCGATGGCGCACCTGGATCTGTTCGGCATCCTGTTTCTGCTCGTGGCCGGCTTCGGATGGGCGAAGCCGGTGCCCGTCCGGCGCAGCCGGTTCAGTCGCCCGCGTCTGATGAGCATCGCGGTCACGGCCGCGGGTCCGATCAGCAATCTGCTATTGGCCTTCATCGGTTTGGTTATTTACTTGGTGCTCGTGAAGATTGGCGCGCTGGACCAGTTCGCGACGCAGGAGACCGTCTGGACTTTATTTCGTTATTTTGTCCCGATCAATGTCATGCTGTTCTTGTTCAACCTGATTCCGCTGCCGCCGCTCGACGGCTACCGGATCGTCGAGGAGTTCGCGCCGCTGCGGCTGCGGCTTAAGATGATGCAGTTCGAGCAGTGGGGGATGTTTTTGTTCCTGCTTTTCGTGTTCCTGCCGCCGCTTAAGGCCATGACGCTTACGCCGCTGTTTTCTTTAGGCGATCCTATTATTCACCACGCAACCCTGTGGATAGCGAAGCTGCTTCATATTACGACGCCTTTTTACGGATTTGCATAG